In Odontesthes bonariensis isolate fOdoBon6 chromosome 6, fOdoBon6.hap1, whole genome shotgun sequence, one genomic interval encodes:
- the selenoe gene encoding selenoprotein e gives MWAFLVLTLALAVWASETNNDTAVEETPVIARGKLLAPSVVGUGIKKLPELHHFLMERYALYHNLEYDSSEEKNPRLIFYNEKDEVVKTVPVKKMKADEIGSLLDSLGFYKRSQKGEEVPEEFQHFPLHAPRDEL, from the exons ATGTGGGCCTTCTTGGTGCTCACTCTTGCACTTGCCGTTTGGGCATCTGAAACCAACAATGACACAGCGGTTGAGGAAACGCCGGTTATAGCCCGAGGGAAACTACTG GCTCCCAGTGTGGTCGGATGAGGCATAAAGAAATTGCCCGAACTCCATCACTTTCTGATGGAGCGCTATGCTTTATA CCACAACTTGGAATATGACTCATCGGAGGAGAAGAATCCCCGACTGATATTCTATAATGAGAAGGACGAAGTTGTAAAG ACTGTCCCAGTGAAGAAAATGAAGGCAGACGAGATCGGCAGCCTGTTGGACTCACTCGGTTTCTACAAGAGGTCCCAGAAAGGGGAAGAGGTGCCAGAGGAGTTCCAGCACTTCCCCCTGCACGCCCCCAGGGATGAGTTATGA